The Sediminicola sp. YIK13 genomic sequence AATGTTCCCGGACAAGGTCGTTGAGGGCTTGGTCATTCCTTTTGGAATTTTCAGGGTTCATATGGACCAAATAATGGACGGACAAACCGTTTCTTACTGGAAGTTCCTAAATAATATGTTCAAGGAGGCAGATAGGATGAGGTCAGAGAATATCTTAGAAGCAGAGGTTGAAAATTATCAATTGCGCCAACTGGAAATATTGAGAAACGCCATTAAAAAGATGGAACTACAGCCCCAGTTCGTAGAACAGCTCGATAAAGATTTCCAATCTATATTGGGCAAAAAAATGGGAGAAATACCTGTATTCCTAAGAAGCGATACCAACATGGAAGATCTAAAGGATTTTTCCGGGGCTGGCCTCAACCTTACCCTTTTTAATGTTGTCGACCGTGAAAAAATTCTTCAGGGAATTAAAGATGTTTGGGCCTCCCCCTATACCGAACGCAGTTTTAAATGGAGGCAAAAATATTTATTGAACCCAGAAAATGTTTTCCCTTCTATATTGGTAATTCCAAGTGTGGATGTTGATTATTCCGGTGTAATGATTACCAAAGGAATAAGCTCTGGCAACGATAAGGATCTAACTATTGCCTTTAGCCGTGGTGCAGGGGGTGCTGTAGATGGGCAGTCGGCAGAATCCTATCTGGTGAAAGCCTCAGGTGGGGAGGAGTTACTTGCCCCGGCTAGGGAACCGTACCACAATACCCTTCCTGTTACTGGAGGTACAGGAAAAAAACAGGTGACCTTTGAAAACACCATTCTCAACGGTCAAAATATCAAGGAGATAAGGGAATTGGCAAAAACCATTCGGGAAACCTTGCCCAAAGCCACTAATTCCGATTACAAAGGGGCTTATGATGTGGAAATGGGCTTTCAAAACAATAAATTATGGCTATTTCAAATAAGGCCTTTTGTAGAGAACAAAAAAGCATTGAGCTCTGGATACTTGGAATCCATCACCCCTAAAATTGATACCACAAAAAAAATTGCACTTTCAAATAAGATATAAAATGAAAAAATATATTAAATACATTGTTTTAATAGTTATCTGTTCCGCCTTTACCACTATGAACTATTATCCCATAGATGGGTATGCCCTTACGGGTATCAAGCGATTGAAAAGATTGGAACTTATTAAAAGTGGGGAAATAAAGGATGCCGCTACCTTGCCTCCGGGGGCCTTAAAATCCTACTCTGAAATTGAGCTCAACCTGCTATCACGAAGTAAGGACAGCGTTGGCGATTTGTTGGTGACCGATGCCGATTTTCAAAAGGAGATCAGTGGACTGTTCAGAGGTTTGGACAAGAGTTATTCCCTTACCGTATTAGATATCTCGGATGTGGATAACATCAGGTATGCAGAGCGCAATGAAACCTCTGGTTATCAGCCCGGCAGTGTAGGAAAAATAGCAGTCTTGAACGGACTTTTTACCCAACTGGCCAATATCTATCCTGATTCTTGGGAAAGTAGAACTGCCCTCTTGAGGGATAAATCGGTGAAAGCCGGCGTTTGGGGTCTAACAGATGAACATACCATTCCTATCTATAACATTGAAACTAAAAAATTAGTAAAAAGACAGGTAATTGCCAGTGATGTATTCACCCTATACGAATGGGCAGACCATATGATGTCGGTCAGTAATAATGGCGCCGCTAGTATTTTATGGAGAGAGGTGCTATTGATGGCCGCCTTTGGAAAAGATTATCCTGCCCTTACCCAAGAAGAGGCAGATGCTTATTTTAAAAATACGCCAAGAAAGGAACTTACAGATCTGGGTAATGATGTGGTAAACCTACCGCTACGGACATTAGGCATTACTAGCGATGAGTGGCGTTTGGGAAGCTTTTTCACAAAAGGGGCAAATACCTATGTTGGTGATAAAGGTGGTAGTATTGGGACTCCTATCGGATTAATGAAATTTCTGGTTCAATTGGAGCAAGGAAACGTGGTAGACAAGGCATCGAGTTTGGAAATGAAACGATTGATGTATATGACAGACCGGAGGATACGTTATGCACAATCCCCTGTATTGAAGGAAGCCGCGGTTTACTTTAAATCGGGAAGTTTATATAAATGTGACCGGTCCAAGGGCGAGGCCTGTGGCAAATATATGGGGAATGTAAGTAACTTTATGAATTCCGTTGCCATAATAGAACATCCGGATAATTGCAGGTATATGGTAGTATTGATGACCAATGTTCTTCGCAAAAATTCAGCTACGGACCATATGATGCTAGCATCGAGTATAGATAAGATTGTGCGAAAAAAATAGTACTTAGACTTCAAGGCTGCCCAATATTTCGGCAGCCTTATTTCTTATCTTTTCATTCTTATCATTAAGGGCCATTTCTACCAAAGGAATAAACTTTTTGTCCTTTGTCTTTTCGATCAAATAAAGAACCGCCTGTTTTAATTTTACATCTCTTCTGTCCAAAAGTGCATGGTAGCATTCTGCTTCACTGTACACCTTAAGGTTTAGTTTTTTAATCTGTTCTTCAGAGATAGTCTCCATAAGTGTGGATTCTGCCACGGGTATAAGATCCTTTTTCAATTGTTTGTCCAGAATATTGTCCAAAAACTCAACCGCATGAATACGCTGCTCCTCTTTTCCATTTAAAATGGTATTTAATATGGAATCTATATCACTAGGGGGATATTTGATTCCCAAAAACCTAAAAATACGCTGTAGCTGTCTGTCCAAACGCTGCTCCAATAGATGAATCAGTCCATTTCTTGCTTCGTTCTCCTCCAACGTTTCCGGACTTAGGTCTTTCTTTTTATATTGGATTACTATTTGTGAGTGAATAACGGATAAAGTGGTTTGATATAAATGGCATTCATCTAATATTTTATCCACCACAAAACGATCTTTGATCTGTAAATTGGGGAATTTCCATTTTAATCTTTTAAGCGCCTCTATGGCCTCAATTTTAATGGCATGCTCCGTATCTTCAGTAATTTTAATCAAGGTGTTGATGGCCTTTTGTGAAGCGAATTTTTCAATGACAGGAACTATATAGATGGCATCTTCCAGATCTATTTGTTCATTTCGAATGGTCTTTACCATAATATCCATAATGGGCTCCCCAAAATTATAAAGTGCATCTATAGCTGCTCTTCTGGACTCTTTTTTTGAAAGATGCGGTACGATAAGCTCTATGAAATCTTCATCCAAGGTTTTTGAAGCACTGGTAATAGCCGCATTTAATATTGCCGCATCAGTGGCATAAAGTTGTTCCTTGATGAAATAGTAATACCGCTCAACTTTTGCATTTCCAATTGCTTCCAAGATGGCAAACAATTTGTTCCGCCTTTCCTTTTGTGAAGTTAGAGTTTCATACTGTTCTAAGGCCAGTCCTATCCTATTGGCCAAGCTAAATCTATCCTGTAACTTCGAATTGTTGCGCAATTCCATGGATAGCCCTATCAAAGATGCATTGGCAATAGTGGCATCTTGGCTGTTCAGGTATTTGTTGAAAAGTTCCAAGGTATCATTGTCATAATTTTTCAATAGATATCTGAAGGCGGCTGTGGTAACCTGTTGGTCTTTATCATGAACCATGGATTCCATTTGGAAGGATAAATTTTGGGTTTTAAGGAAGTATAGGTTTTCAATAGCCAATGCCCTGACGGCAGCCGATTCATGGGTTAACAATCCCTGTATTGCAAAAAAGAACCTCTCGTTTTTCACCTCCAAGGTTTTCTGTAACATATGAAGGATCTGCCCTTCTTCCCCAGAATAAAAAACTCGTATTACAGTATCCACTATAGAAGTTACAGGTATTTCCTTTCTGTCATTCTTTTCTTTTTTTGCAATGGACGTTTCCAATAATTTTTTAAACGAAACAATATATTCCCTTCTTAAATGATATATAAAATAGAGCCAAATTGAGATAAGTGCTATGATGATCAAACTGATGTAGGTAGAAGAAATATTCAAACCGTTAATGAAAAATATTAGTATAAATCCTGCAAGCCCTGTGGCAATACTATCTACCACCACATCGGTAAATGTCTTGGTCTTTTTCTTGGTTTCAATGGGAATAGGGATAGACAATAATTCTGTAGCGGCCTTGTTGACGGACTGTTTCAAACTACCATCAACCACTTTTATAAAAACAATGACCCATAATTGTGGTATCAATAATAGAATAGCAGAACCTATAAGAATCCCTGAAGGCAGCCAGAGCAAGGATTTCCCCACCCCAAATGTTCCTACGATCCGTTGAGTCAAGAATAATTGTACCAAAAGTGAAATGACACTAAGGGTTGAAAACCAAAAGCCAAAAAAAGAAGTCAGTTCATCTTTGTCATCAATAAGACGGGATGCATAATCACTATATTGATAATCTACCAATTTCGCCACAAGAACACTAATTCCTATAACGATGGCTATCAAACTAAGTAATCTGTCTTGGCGAATCAGTTTAAAGGGAGATTCCCCCTTGGGATCTGAGCGCTGGGAAACTTGAAATGCATTTAGTTTAACCACTTCATTCTTCCAAATGTACCTTGTAATTGGCAAACAGCACACCAAAAGCAGCGCGGCAAAAAACAATAAATTTTGAGAACTGATAAATGTGGTCAATAAGGAGGTGAGGTACCCTCCAAAGATCCCCCCAGCGATGGCACCGGCACCAATAAAGCCAAAAACACGTTTGGCCTCCCTTACATTGTACACCAAATTTGCTAGGATCCAAAATTGGGAAGCGGTCAGCAATCCAAAGATGGCAACCCATACATATGGGATATACAGTAAAAACCCCTTTCCAAGGTTAAAATTAAAAGCGATTCCAAAAATTACCAAAGAAATAACAGAACCAATAAGGGTTCTCTCGATCACAAAGTTCAGAGCGTACCTCTCTAAAATTCTATCGTAAAAATAGGAGCCAATCACCGCCATTATAGCGGTCAAGACATAACCTAAGGGCAAGGCATCCGAGGTTAAT encodes the following:
- a CDS encoding serine hydrolase, with translation MKKYIKYIVLIVICSAFTTMNYYPIDGYALTGIKRLKRLELIKSGEIKDAATLPPGALKSYSEIELNLLSRSKDSVGDLLVTDADFQKEISGLFRGLDKSYSLTVLDISDVDNIRYAERNETSGYQPGSVGKIAVLNGLFTQLANIYPDSWESRTALLRDKSVKAGVWGLTDEHTIPIYNIETKKLVKRQVIASDVFTLYEWADHMMSVSNNGAASILWREVLLMAAFGKDYPALTQEEADAYFKNTPRKELTDLGNDVVNLPLRTLGITSDEWRLGSFFTKGANTYVGDKGGSIGTPIGLMKFLVQLEQGNVVDKASSLEMKRLMYMTDRRIRYAQSPVLKEAAVYFKSGSLYKCDRSKGEACGKYMGNVSNFMNSVAIIEHPDNCRYMVVLMTNVLRKNSATDHMMLASSIDKIVRKK
- a CDS encoding Npt1/Npt2 family nucleotide transporter yields the protein MLILNTLKGYVLKVFDIKEEELYKTLLLQLNIFLLISTLLIVKPTINSLFLSELTSDALPLGYVLTAIMAVIGSYFYDRILERYALNFVIERTLIGSVISLVIFGIAFNFNLGKGFLLYIPYVWVAIFGLLTASQFWILANLVYNVREAKRVFGFIGAGAIAGGIFGGYLTSLLTTFISSQNLLFFAALLLVCCLPITRYIWKNEVVKLNAFQVSQRSDPKGESPFKLIRQDRLLSLIAIVIGISVLVAKLVDYQYSDYASRLIDDKDELTSFFGFWFSTLSVISLLVQLFLTQRIVGTFGVGKSLLWLPSGILIGSAILLLIPQLWVIVFIKVVDGSLKQSVNKAATELLSIPIPIETKKKTKTFTDVVVDSIATGLAGFILIFFINGLNISSTYISLIIIALISIWLYFIYHLRREYIVSFKKLLETSIAKKEKNDRKEIPVTSIVDTVIRVFYSGEEGQILHMLQKTLEVKNERFFFAIQGLLTHESAAVRALAIENLYFLKTQNLSFQMESMVHDKDQQVTTAAFRYLLKNYDNDTLELFNKYLNSQDATIANASLIGLSMELRNNSKLQDRFSLANRIGLALEQYETLTSQKERRNKLFAILEAIGNAKVERYYYFIKEQLYATDAAILNAAITSASKTLDEDFIELIVPHLSKKESRRAAIDALYNFGEPIMDIMVKTIRNEQIDLEDAIYIVPVIEKFASQKAINTLIKITEDTEHAIKIEAIEALKRLKWKFPNLQIKDRFVVDKILDECHLYQTTLSVIHSQIVIQYKKKDLSPETLEENEARNGLIHLLEQRLDRQLQRIFRFLGIKYPPSDIDSILNTILNGKEEQRIHAVEFLDNILDKQLKKDLIPVAESTLMETISEEQIKKLNLKVYSEAECYHALLDRRDVKLKQAVLYLIEKTKDKKFIPLVEMALNDKNEKIRNKAAEILGSLEV